The DNA sequence TTAAAGATTGGAGTTTTGGTTTTGATGGAATCATCTATAAATTTGAATTAAAAAAAGGAAATAATTATTCTTATAAACATTATTGGACACCTGCTTCCCAACAAACATTTGCTGAATCAAATACTATTAATTTCTTTATAAACAAAATAGACAAAATAATAAACTATCAAGAAAACAGAGAAAAGTTTATGAAAGAAGTTCCTTATTTCTCGTGGACAAGAGATGGTGTTTCCTGGAATGCTGTAAAAATTATAAATAAAGAGAATTATGATGAATATAAAAGATATAAAAAAATCAAAAAGAAACAATTAAGACGCAAACTGTAATGCTTCATAACATCATATTAGCAAATGCAAGTCAAAAGTCTAGACCTTTCCTTAACCTAATTTCAGTTTTATTAATTCTTTTGTCTTGCAATACAAAGAGAAACTTACAGGGAACTTATAGATCAAATAAAGCTGTACTAGGTTTCTTCGTCACTACGGTTGAATTAAATAATAACGATAAGTTTAATTATGAATTTTCTGGGGATCTTCAGCACACAGAACTTTCTGGAATGTATAAAGTAAAAGGTAATAGTCTATATTTAAAATTTAATAAGAACAAAAATGAACCAGAATCTACAAATGATTCATTAATAATATCCGATATACTATCGGGTAACTATCACAATTATGATTTAAAAAATGAAAGTGGTATCAACTACCATTTAAAATATAAAATACAAGGAAATAGGTTTTTTGCTTATAATGTTAAAACTGGCAAGCTTATAAAAAAATCAAAAATATATAGTGATCAAAAAAGGTTTTTATTTTTTGGCTCCAAATGGAAAAATAAAAAAAGTTACCTAAAAAAAATTAAATAAAAATGTCTTGACTACAACTGATATGATTCCAATATTTAATATACTAACCGCTTTATTTTCATAAAGCGGTTTTTTTCAATAAAATATTTTATCTTTGCAACTAAGATATCAACTAACTAAGCATTATGGAAATCACAGAAGATGTTATAAAACTGAGAAAATTAAGCCAGCAGTTTGCTTATACTTCGATCCAAATGCATGAAAGCATTGGCCGGAAAATCGGATTAACCGGTACTGATCATAAATACCTTGGTTTTTTAATTCAAAAAGGACCGATGACTGCAGGTGAGCTTGCTGTCATCACAGGATTAACAACAGGAGCGGTAACGGGGTTGATCGATAGATTTGAAGGAAAGAAATTGGTAAGCAGACAACCTGATAAGAACGACAGACGAAAGATAATCATCGTTCCTGATAATGTAAGAATATCTAAACTCATCATTCCTCAGTATCAAGATTTCCAGGACAATACAGATCAATTGTTTGCAACTTTTTCAAATGAAGAATTAAAAACTTTAGAAAAATATTTCCGAAATGCCATGGAAATCATGAATGCCAAAATTGAAAAAACAAACCAATAAATACTAATACAATGGAGAATAATAAAAATGACCATCCTTCTGATATTTTGGATAAGGGACCATTTTATCATGGAACAAAAGCAGATTTGCAAATCGGAGATTTGTTGACCGCTGGTTTCGGATCTAATTATTATCCTGAGATCATTATGAATCACATTTATTTTACCGCTTTAAAAAATGGTGCCGGACTTGCTGCTGCATTAGCACAAGGAGAAGGTCATGAGCGGATATACATTGTTGAGCCTACAGGAAGTTTTGAAAATGACCCTAATGTAACAGACAAAAAATTCCCTGGTAACCCTACCCGATCTTATCGCAGCGCACAGCCTCTAAAGATAGTTGGAGAAGTCACAGAGTGGATAAAACTGACAGACGAAGAACTTCAAAGATGGCGGGAAAATATTGCAAAATTGCGCGAAAACCCAAATGCTGAAATTATAAACTAATATTATTTGATCTTTGACTTCAAGACATTATTTAATTCCTTAATAACACCTGCTTTATCTTTCTTGATTTTTTTTCCCAATTCTTTCCGTGGACAATTGTCATTGTGTTTTGCTCCCCAATCCATGAGTTCGATGATAACAGGCAGAAGGTCAGCTCCCTTTTCTGTCAGGCTATAGATAAATTTTGATTTATTAAGCGGTGATACCTCTTTAACCAAAATCTTCTCGGCTTCCAGAATTCCCAGCCTATTAACAAGAATGTTTGAGGCTATCCGCTCTTCTGAATTTAAAAATTCACTGTAAGACATTTTACCTCTCAGCATAACATCCCTGATGATTAAAAGTGACCATTTATCTCCGAAAACATCAAGAGAACAACTGATTGGGCAATCTGATCTTTGTTTATCCATAAAAATAAGTTATTGCAATTTGCAATAACTTTTATATATTTGTTCTTGCATTATGCAAGAACAAATATAATCACAAAAAATTTAATATCATGGAAAATCAAGCAACTACAAGACAACTTCTTGAAGCGTATTACAAAGGTTTTGCAGAAAAAGCCAATTGGGAAAGTACAATAGCCGATGATTTTGAATACGTTGGTGGTGATATGAACAACACAACACCCGTTGTTGGCAAACAGGCCTATATTGAAATTATCAAAAGGTTCTCTCAACGATTTGAACGTATGAGCGTAAAACAAATGATTGTAGAGGATGATAAAGCCAGTGTGATTGGAAATTATGATTTTCAGTTTCCGAACGGCATTAAAATTAATGGGAATGTTTCTGAAAACTGGACGGTAAAAAATGGAAAGCTACAATCATTAACTTTATACTTTGACACACTAACTTTTATGGCGAATATGAAGCCATAACTACTATTATTTATCACCTGCATTTTTAAATAGAACAACAGATTTTTTTGCTATGAAATAAAAAAACCGCTCTACTTTTCAGGGCGGTTTTTTGCTATATTTATGGTGATTAAAACGAAGACATGACCGTAAAATTTGATACACTGATCCTCTATGTCCGAAACGTTGAATTGCTTAGAAAATTTTATACAGAAAATTTCAATTTAACTGTAGTGGAAGAAGATCCAACCTGGGCATTATTGAATGCAGGAGCTTTACAAATTGGCTTTCATAAAATCGGAGATCAGTATCTGAAAAATATAGAAGAGGGCTACCAGTTTGATAATAACACAAAAATGGTTTTTGAAATTGATGGGGATATCGAACTGGCCAGAAATGAATTCTTATTAAAAAACATTCCGATGAGAGAAATCAAAACATTTGAAAACTACAATTTTTGGCTTTGTGACGGAACAGACCCTGAAGGAAATGTCTTTCAGTTAAAAAGCAAAAAGATTTAGTGCTAATTATTTAATGATCCTTTTAATGAAAAAGATAGTTGCTATTTGTTGTATCGTTTTACTGTGGACCTATTTTTATTATCCTGTTTTCGACAGTGAAGGAATATCCTACCTGATTATTTTTTCATGCTTCGTGACCCTTTGTTTTTCAGTCGCAAAAATATATTCTGCCGATGATAAAGAGGATTATGACTCCGTTGAAAAAGAAGCTGACAGATTAGAGAAATTTGACGGACAATTCCAATATCTGGATAATGGGTTTTACAATAAACAGAAGAATCCAATAGAATTTATTAAGTGGGAAGAAATTGTCTCAGTACATTCATTCAGCATTCCTGTGGTAGGTGGCGAAAGGCAAACAGGCCTGGAAATAATCACTGATCAACAGCATTATGAATTTGATAGAAAAACCCCTGGAATTGAAAAATTAAAAAATCAACTTTACAATCATCTTTCAGATTGGGACTTAGATGCTCCAACCATCATTACCAATAATTACGGCCTTAAAAAAACAAAGTTATATGAGCGAAAGTTTTCAGCAAGAGATTGAAAAATAACAAAACTAAATGAACAAATATAAAACCCGATATCCTCGATCATCGGGTTTTTCATGTATATTTGAGGAGTACCATAATAACACTAATCACAAAAACAATCATGAAATACATTTTAAGCTTATTCTTATTACTATCCGTACTGTCCTGTGAAAACAAAGAAGAAAAGAAGCAAAGGGTTTTTAAGCAATTCGAAGAAGAGGCTAAAGCGTTGAAAAAAAATCAAATTGATTTATTTATCAATGCAACTCCAAAATATTTTTCAGCTAAAACAATTGATGGTCAAGTTTTCAATTCTCAGGATTATAAAGGTAAAAATCTGGTCATCTTTATTTATGACAAATCCTATCTGAAAAAGAGTGAATCTTATGACATGGCAGAAGAGTTTAATGCTTTATATACCGAATTTAAAAATGAAGCTTATTTTATTGGGATTATTGAAGGGTTCATAGAAAATGATAAACAACTGAAAGATTACATTAGTAATTCTAATGTCCAATTCGCACAGATTGACAATACTAAATCTTATGATAAATCAGAAAAATTAAATTACAATCTATTCTGCAGTCCTGCAAAAGTACTTATTGGCAGCAATGGAAAAGTAATCCATTCTTCCTGCGGTGGTGGGAATAATGCTGAAATTTCCCATAAACTTGACAGTATAAAAACGGCTTCTAAATAATTAATACAATCCAATCTTTAAAAAATGAAAAAAGTAATATTAGACTTAGCAACCACCTTAGACGGATTTATTGAAGGTCCCAACGGGGAAATCGATTGGTGTATCATGGATGATGATATGGATTTTGATGGTTTTCTTTCAAGCATTGACACTATTTTTTATGGAAGAGTGAGTTATGACGCGTGGGGAAATTATCAGCCTGATGAGAATGCCACTTTGGAAGAGCGAAACTTATGGAATGCTGTTCATTCAAAAAGTAAGTTTGTATTTTCAAGTCAACAAAGAGAAGATGAAAATGCAACTTTCATCAGTACGGATATGGTCAGAAAAGTCTCAGAAATAAAAAATCAGGAAGGAAAAGATATTTGGCTCTATGGTGGTGCCAGTCTTATTAAATCCTTTATTCAAAATAACTTAATTGATGTGTACAGAATCTCTGTTCATCCGATTGCTTTAGGGAGTGGAAAACCTCTTTTTGAAGATCTGAAAGATCGATTGCAATTAAAGCTTACTAAAACCAATGTTTTTAAATCCGGTGTCGTACAGCTTATTTATGAACCCGTAAAATAAAGCATATGCAAAACAACGAAAGAGTGTACAATATGTCCTTTGCCGGAGTTTATCCTCATTATATTACAAAAGCGGAAAAGAAAGGACGTACAGAAGAAGAAGTTCATGAAATTATTTTCTGGTTGACGGGTTATAATGAAAAAGACCTTCAGGAAATATTGAATAACAAAACCAATTTTAGAGATTTCTTTGAAAAGGCTCCTCAAATTAATCCCAATGTTTCTTTGATAAAAGGTGTCATTTGCGGGTATCGTGTGGAGGAAATTGAAGATGAATTAATGAGAAATATCCGCTATCTGGATAAGCTCATTGACGAACTGGCGAAAGGAAAACCGATGGACAAAATCTTAAGAAAATAAAATATTCTAAAATTCTTCATTAATTTTTCGATCTTTTGTCCAGTTTTAAAAATTCAATTGTCATTACAGTATAAACCCATAAAATTATACATAATGAAAATCACAGTAATTGGCGGTACCGGCCTTATCGGTAGTAAGCTTGTCAACAGTCTTAAAAATTTAGGTTATGAAGTCTTAGCTGCATCCCCAAATTCAGGAGTCAATACCATTACAGGAGAAGGTCTTGACCAGGCTTTAGAAAATGTGGACGTTGTGGTAGATGTTGCCAACTCCCCTTCTTTTGCAGATGATGATGTTATGAAGTTTTTTAAAACATCGGGAGCAAATTTAATTGCAGCAGAAAAAAATGCTGGAGTAAAGCACCACATTGCGTTATCAGTAGTAGGTACAGACCGTTTACAGGAAAGTGGTTATTTCAGAGCAAAACAGGTTCAGGAGGACCTTATTAAAGAATCTGGAATTCCTTACACGATTGTTCATTCTACTCAATTTTTTGAGTTTGTTGGTGGTATTGTTCATTCCAGTACGGTAGATCACAAAATATTGGTTTCTCCCGCACTTATCCAGCCTATTGCTTCAGATGATGTAGTGAAATCAATGACAGAAGTTACAATCAATCCACCTAAAAATAACACCATAGAAATCGGTGGTCCTGAAAAAATAAAACTGGATGATCTTGTAAGAAAATATACATCGGTTATGAAAAATCAGGACGAAGTGGTAACGAATCCGGAAGCAACTTATTTCGGAGCACCACTAAATGACAGTACATTGGTACCCAACAACGATGCAAAATTAGGAAGTATCCGTTATGACGAATGGATTTCTGATCCTGCAAATCAACGATAAGATCAGAAGTTTTTTATATTAAATTTATACGAACAAAGACCTTTTAATTTTTACGATCATGAATGAATTTTTAATCGCCATACACAGAGACATCATTAATAAAGATGCCACTCCCTCACCAGAACAAATGCAGTCTTCCATTCAACCTTTCCAGGATTGGCTGGGAAGTATTGCAGCCCAAAATAAACTTGTTTCTCCACCCAAAAGATGGGATCTTGACGGAAGAGTGGTAAAAAATGACACCGTTATTAACGGACCTTATGCTGAAATCAAAGAATCAATTGGGGGTATGTTTATCATTAGAGCTAATGATTATGATGAGGCTGTAGAAATAGCCAAAGGCTGCCCTATCCTTCAATGGGGAGCAAGTGTAGAAGTGAGAATGGCTATTCCACCGACACAATAAATTATCTTGTCTCGTAATGCAGGAGCATTCATTATTACCCAATTTATTCAGAACAGAGTACCGGAAGATTGTTTCTGTGCTCTGTTCTGTATTTGGTATTCATCACATTGAAATCGCAGAAGATATTGTCAGTGACACCTTTCTTACTGCTACTGAAACCTGGAGTATGAATGGCATTCCGGAAAATCCTACCGCCTGGCTTTACACGGTTGCCAAAAACAAAACCAAAAACTATCTTAAAAGAGACCATCTTTTTCAGCAAAAGATCTCAGATCAGATCAAGCATTCCGCTCCTGATCGTGAAGAGTTTGAAATCGATTTGTCTGATAAAAATATTGTTGACAGTCAGCTTGCAATGATGTTTACAATCATCCATCCCTCCATCTCAAAAGATTCTCAAATTTCGTTAGCCTTAAATCTGCTTTGTGGGTTCGGAATCCAGGAAATTGCTGATGCTTTTCTGGTAAGTAAAGAAGTGATCTACAAAAGATTGAAACGGGCTAAGGAAAAATTAAAACTTCAGGGAATAAAAATTGAGCAGCCATCGGTTGTACAGATTCATTCAGGTTTGGAAACAGTGCTTACCACCTTATACTTATTATTTTCAGAAGGCTACTATTCGACGTCACAAAATATAACTCTCAGAGAAGATCTTTGCATGGAAGCCATTAGGTTAACGCTATTGCTTCTTGAAAATAACCTCACAGATACACCTTCTACTCATGCATTATTATCTCTAATGTACTTTCATTCCTCAAGATTTAATGCCAGAATAAATGATAAGGGCGAAAGTATTTTATATGAAGAACAAAATGATTCCTTATGGGACCAGGAATTGATCAGTAAAGGAATCGAGCATCTGAATCAAAGTGCTTCCGGAAATTCTTTAACGAAATTTCATCTGGAAGCTGCTATCGCCTATTGGCATACAAAAAAACAGAATCATGATGAAAAATGGGAAAATATTCTCCAATTATACAATCAGCTTCTCCAAATTGAATATTCAACTTTTGCAGCTCTCAATCGCACCTTTGCTTTTTCAAAAGTGAGAGGAAAGGCAGCAGCAATTATTGAAGCCGAGAAGCTTAAACTTACCAACAATCCCTTTTACTACTCTCTTTTAGGATATCTATACAGCGATATTGACGATTTAAATGCAATAAATCATTTCGAATCTGCCATACAACTTTCAAATTCACAGTCCGTTATCAATATTCTCAGAAAGTATACTGATACGCTGAAAAGAAAATAAGAAACAGGCAGTTTAAAAACCACACTGGTCTTGTTCACTTTTATTCAACTTTATTAGTCTCTCTAGAGTTTTGGCTTTCAGTTAAAATTTCTGATACCAGATTTTTATATGTATTTAAAATAATATACATTTGCATTTATAATTAAATGAACATTCATTTAATTATAAAACAATAATAATAAAGCATATGCGAAACCGGGACCTTAACAAAGAAAATATGATCAGACAAAAAGCAATCGAAATTATTGTCAAAGATGGTTTGGATGGTTTTACGATCAGTAAATTGGCGAAAGCGTGCAATGTCTCTGTTGGCACTCCTTACGTATATTACAAAGACAAAGATGACCTCATCATTAAATTGGTAATTGAAGAAGGAAATAACATGGAAACCCTTATTAATGAAGGATTCGATCCTAATTCTTCATTCGAAGAAGGGCTTCGTGTACAATGGACGAACAGATACCATTATGCAATCAAAAACCCTTTGCTCCTCCCCTTCTTTGAGCAGATCAATAATTCTCATTACAGCCAGCAATTTGCTCAAATGTTCAATGAAAAACCGGGAATGTTTATGAGTGAATTCAAAAACAATCTTTTGAATTTTATTTCAAATACTGTACAACGTGGAGAGATTGACGAAACTTCATTTGAAATTTATTGGTCAATTGCTTTTGCTCCTTTGTATAATCTGCTACGCTTTCATCAGCAGGGAAAAAGCATCAGCGGATTGCCCTTTGTCCTTACCGATGAAATGGTGTGGACTACATTCAGCAAAGTTTGTAAGGCACTAAAAAAATAATTAAATCAAAAATACCAGAATAATGATACACTCATTCTTAATGATAGGTCAGTCTAATATGGCTGGTCGTGGATTCCTAAATGATGTTCCTCCTATCCATGATGAAAAAATAAAAATGTTGAGAAATGGAAGATGGCAAATCATGGCAGAGCCCATTAATTTTGACAGACCTACTTCAGGGATTAGCTTAGCCGCTTCTTTTGCATCATCCTGGAGATTGTTCCATAATCAGGAAGATGACATCGCTTTAATTCCATGTGCCGATGGTGGAACAAGCCTTGATGATTGGTCGGTAGATGGTCCTTTATTCCAAAATGCCGTTTTTCAGGCAAAAGCCGCACAGAAGATAAGTACCTTGAGTGGAATTCTTTGGCATCAGGGAGAAAATGACAGCTATGGTCAAAACTATAAATCTTATATAGAAAAACTAAGCCTGGTCATAAAAATCCTTAGAGATGAACTTAATGTTCCAGATATTCCTCTTATCGTCGGAGGATTAGGTGATTTTTTAAAGGATGGTGTCTATGGCGAATATTTTGTTGAGTATAATGAAGTCAATGAAGCATTAATGCAATTTGCAAAAGATCATGATCATTCCTACTTTGTAACTGCTAAAGGTTTAACTGCTAATTCTGACAACATTCATTTTGATGCTGTTTCTCTCAGAAAATTCGGCTTAAGGTATTTTAAGGCTTTTGAACAAAAGACCGATATTCTAGGAGCAGTAGCTGGTGAGGAGCAAATGATAAAAATGTAATATATTGGCTTTGAGAAATGTCTTTTATAAAAAGTCTGCTATGAAAAATATAAGTTCCGTTGTTTGTATTTTCCTGATCATCTTATCGCCCGCACAAGGCAACCGTTCAAAAGAATTTACAAAAATTCAGAATGAACTAACAGATCGATTAACAAAGATCAGTAAAACAACAAGTTTTAATGGATTTGGTGTCGCACTGGTTAACGACAAGGATATTCTCTACCAGAACGGATTTGGAATTGCCAATGTTGACACCCACCAGAAATATGATGAACACACTGTTCAAAATATTGCTTCTGTTTCAAAGACACTTATCGGAATTGCTCTTCTCAAGGCTCAGGAACTGGGGAAATTAACATTGGATGATCCTGTCAATCAATATCTTCCTTTCCATGTTACAAATCCTTACTATCCGGATATTCCAATTACCATCAGACAGCTGGCCACTCATACTTCTTCCCTTACTGACAATGATTCTTATTTAAAGAATACTATTGTTTTGAAAGATGACAGCAACCTCGACAGCGACTTAAAAATTGATATATCTCCTACAAAATTCAATCCTCCTACTGCTAAGGTTTCTATTGAAGAATTTTTAAAAAATGTCCTGGTGGAAAATGGCAAATGGTACTCAAAAGAAAATTTTACAGATAAAAAACCAGGAGCCGTTTTTAATTATTCCAATATCGGAGCAACCCTTGCAGCATTAGTTATTGAAAAAGCAACAGGAACAACGTATGCTGAGTTTACAACAAAATACATTTTAAAGCCTTTAAAAATGAACCATTCGGGATGGAGCTTCAATACCATAGATTTTTCCAAATACACCCGAACCTTTATCAATAAAACCACAGCCTATCCTTATTATTCATTGAATACTTATCCTGACGGTGGCTTACTTACAACCTCTGATGACATGAGTAAATACATATCTGAATTGATAAAGGGGTATTTCGGAAAAGGGACTATTCTTTCAAAAGAAAGTTTTAAAGAATATTTTACGCCACAACTTAAAGAAGAGAATTTCGTTGAAAGAAGCAATAGTGAATATAGTGATGAATATAATATGGGAATTACCATGGGCTTTGGTTCTACAGGTAATTTTGGGCATACAGGCGGGGATCCCGGAATGAATTCTGTCATCTGGTTTTTTAAAGATAAAAAAATGGGAAGGTTTCTGATCGTCAATACAGACTGGGATAATAAAGCTTCAGGAAAGGATCAAAAGGCAATTTATGATCTTCTGGACGAATATTTTATAAAACTGGACAAGCTTAGCAGGCTTTAGCAAAAAAAAGATTAAAAATAATTTGATCACTTATTTTCCTGATATCAAGAGTTTATATAAGACAATACAAACGGGCTTTTTCAGTCCGTTTTTTATTTTACAGATCGAATGGGTATTTTACTTATTTTTATCCTGTTATAATTATTATAATACATTAAAAAACAAAATCGATTACTATGAGCTTAAAAACTTTGACCACTAAAAGCGTTCAATACAACAACTGGGTAGTTAATAAATATATTGACTGGCTTTCCACCAAATCTGATGAACAACTAAATCAGGAAGTAATATCCAGCTTTCCAACGATCTTAAAAACACTGCATCATATCTGGCAGACTCAGGAATATTGGTGGAGCCATATCGGTGAAAATAATGATTTCGACTTTGAAAAAACATCCAATACAAACAGCAAAGAGGAAATTTTCAAGGCCATCAAAAACAATTCCCAGATGCTTGTAGATTATGTAGAAAGTCTTTCCGAAGAAGATTTAGCAAAAAATGTAAAGATCGAATCTCAGTGGTTCCAGTGTGATTTTTCAAAATACGAATACATTCAACATGCTATTATACACGGAACTTATCATAGAGGACAAATCGTAACCATGGGAAGAAATGTTGGAATTACCGATGCCCCTATGACCGATTATAATTTCTGGAACATTTATAAAGACCAACAATAAGCAATGCCATTCAATTTAAATAAAGCAGTAGAAATCCTTGAGCGTACCCCAAATGTTTTAACACTCATGTTAGACGGTCTGAGTGACGAATGGATTTATAATAATGAAGGTGAAGAAACCTGGAGCCCTTTCGATGTGATTGGTCATTTGATCCATGGAGAAAAAACGGATTGGCTCGTCCGGACAGAGCTTATTCTTTCAAATGAAGACAAAAAATTCCCGGAGTTTGACAGATTCGCACAGTTTGAAGAAAGCAAAGGAAAAACGCTATCTCAAATGTTACAGGAATTTCAGAATCTGAGAAAAAACAATTTGGCAGCTTTACAGGATAAAAAGATAACAATTGAAGATCTGAACAAAACAGGAGTTCATCCTACGTTCGGCAATGTCACCCTGAAGCATCACTTGTCTACATGGGTTGCTCATGATTTAGGGCATATTGCTCAAATTTCCAGGGTTATGGCCAAACAGTATAAAGAGGAAGTTGGTCCATGGAGAGCCTTCCTTCCTATTTTAGATCGATAGATCAGGGTTATTCCTTCACATGGAAGATCAATTGAGAAGTAACGTAAAACAATAAAATCTAAATCCTATAAGTCATGAAAATAATAAGATATTTACTAGTTTTTTTATGTATTT is a window from the Chryseobacterium sp. T16E-39 genome containing:
- a CDS encoding RNA polymerase sigma factor; this translates as MQEHSLLPNLFRTEYRKIVSVLCSVFGIHHIEIAEDIVSDTFLTATETWSMNGIPENPTAWLYTVAKNKTKNYLKRDHLFQQKISDQIKHSAPDREEFEIDLSDKNIVDSQLAMMFTIIHPSISKDSQISLALNLLCGFGIQEIADAFLVSKEVIYKRLKRAKEKLKLQGIKIEQPSVVQIHSGLETVLTTLYLLFSEGYYSTSQNITLREDLCMEAIRLTLLLLENNLTDTPSTHALLSLMYFHSSRFNARINDKGESILYEEQNDSLWDQELISKGIEHLNQSASGNSLTKFHLEAAIAYWHTKKQNHDEKWENILQLYNQLLQIEYSTFAALNRTFAFSKVRGKAAAIIEAEKLKLTNNPFYYSLLGYLYSDIDDLNAINHFESAIQLSNSQSVINILRKYTDTLKRK
- a CDS encoding sialate O-acetylesterase, producing the protein MIHSFLMIGQSNMAGRGFLNDVPPIHDEKIKMLRNGRWQIMAEPINFDRPTSGISLAASFASSWRLFHNQEDDIALIPCADGGTSLDDWSVDGPLFQNAVFQAKAAQKISTLSGILWHQGENDSYGQNYKSYIEKLSLVIKILRDELNVPDIPLIVGGLGDFLKDGVYGEYFVEYNEVNEALMQFAKDHDHSYFVTAKGLTANSDNIHFDAVSLRKFGLRYFKAFEQKTDILGAVAGEEQMIKM
- a CDS encoding YciI family protein, encoding MNEFLIAIHRDIINKDATPSPEQMQSSIQPFQDWLGSIAAQNKLVSPPKRWDLDGRVVKNDTVINGPYAEIKESIGGMFIIRANDYDEAVEIAKGCPILQWGASVEVRMAIPPTQ
- the arr gene encoding NAD(+)--rifampin ADP-ribosyltransferase; its protein translation is MENNKNDHPSDILDKGPFYHGTKADLQIGDLLTAGFGSNYYPEIIMNHIYFTALKNGAGLAAALAQGEGHERIYIVEPTGSFENDPNVTDKKFPGNPTRSYRSAQPLKIVGEVTEWIKLTDEELQRWRENIAKLRENPNAEIIN
- a CDS encoding peroxiredoxin family protein translates to MKYILSLFLLLSVLSCENKEEKKQRVFKQFEEEAKALKKNQIDLFINATPKYFSAKTIDGQVFNSQDYKGKNLVIFIYDKSYLKKSESYDMAEEFNALYTEFKNEAYFIGIIEGFIENDKQLKDYISNSNVQFAQIDNTKSYDKSEKLNYNLFCSPAKVLIGSNGKVIHSSCGGGNNAEISHKLDSIKTASK
- a CDS encoding DUF2200 domain-containing protein; its protein translation is MQNNERVYNMSFAGVYPHYITKAEKKGRTEEEVHEIIFWLTGYNEKDLQEILNNKTNFRDFFEKAPQINPNVSLIKGVICGYRVEEIEDELMRNIRYLDKLIDELAKGKPMDKILRK
- a CDS encoding VOC family protein: MTVKFDTLILYVRNVELLRKFYTENFNLTVVEEDPTWALLNAGALQIGFHKIGDQYLKNIEEGYQFDNNTKMVFEIDGDIELARNEFLLKNIPMREIKTFENYNFWLCDGTDPEGNVFQLKSKKI
- a CDS encoding nuclear transport factor 2 family protein; the encoded protein is MENQATTRQLLEAYYKGFAEKANWESTIADDFEYVGGDMNNTTPVVGKQAYIEIIKRFSQRFERMSVKQMIVEDDKASVIGNYDFQFPNGIKINGNVSENWTVKNGKLQSLTLYFDTLTFMANMKP
- a CDS encoding dihydrofolate reductase family protein, with translation MKKVILDLATTLDGFIEGPNGEIDWCIMDDDMDFDGFLSSIDTIFYGRVSYDAWGNYQPDENATLEERNLWNAVHSKSKFVFSSQQREDENATFISTDMVRKVSEIKNQEGKDIWLYGGASLIKSFIQNNLIDVYRISVHPIALGSGKPLFEDLKDRLQLKLTKTNVFKSGVVQLIYEPVK
- a CDS encoding serine hydrolase domain-containing protein; translated protein: MKNISSVVCIFLIILSPAQGNRSKEFTKIQNELTDRLTKISKTTSFNGFGVALVNDKDILYQNGFGIANVDTHQKYDEHTVQNIASVSKTLIGIALLKAQELGKLTLDDPVNQYLPFHVTNPYYPDIPITIRQLATHTSSLTDNDSYLKNTIVLKDDSNLDSDLKIDISPTKFNPPTAKVSIEEFLKNVLVENGKWYSKENFTDKKPGAVFNYSNIGATLAALVIEKATGTTYAEFTTKYILKPLKMNHSGWSFNTIDFSKYTRTFINKTTAYPYYSLNTYPDGGLLTTSDDMSKYISELIKGYFGKGTILSKESFKEYFTPQLKEENFVERSNSEYSDEYNMGITMGFGSTGNFGHTGGDPGMNSVIWFFKDKKMGRFLIVNTDWDNKASGKDQKAIYDLLDEYFIKLDKLSRL
- a CDS encoding MarR family winged helix-turn-helix transcriptional regulator, yielding MEITEDVIKLRKLSQQFAYTSIQMHESIGRKIGLTGTDHKYLGFLIQKGPMTAGELAVITGLTTGAVTGLIDRFEGKKLVSRQPDKNDRRKIIIVPDNVRISKLIIPQYQDFQDNTDQLFATFSNEELKTLEKYFRNAMEIMNAKIEKTNQ
- a CDS encoding winged helix-turn-helix transcriptional regulator, whose protein sequence is MDKQRSDCPISCSLDVFGDKWSLLIIRDVMLRGKMSYSEFLNSEERIASNILVNRLGILEAEKILVKEVSPLNKSKFIYSLTEKGADLLPVIIELMDWGAKHNDNCPRKELGKKIKKDKAGVIKELNNVLKSKIK
- a CDS encoding SDR family oxidoreductase; translation: MKITVIGGTGLIGSKLVNSLKNLGYEVLAASPNSGVNTITGEGLDQALENVDVVVDVANSPSFADDDVMKFFKTSGANLIAAEKNAGVKHHIALSVVGTDRLQESGYFRAKQVQEDLIKESGIPYTIVHSTQFFEFVGGIVHSSTVDHKILVSPALIQPIASDDVVKSMTEVTINPPKNNTIEIGGPEKIKLDDLVRKYTSVMKNQDEVVTNPEATYFGAPLNDSTLVPNNDAKLGSIRYDEWISDPANQR
- a CDS encoding TetR/AcrR family transcriptional regulator, which translates into the protein MIRQKAIEIIVKDGLDGFTISKLAKACNVSVGTPYVYYKDKDDLIIKLVIEEGNNMETLINEGFDPNSSFEEGLRVQWTNRYHYAIKNPLLLPFFEQINNSHYSQQFAQMFNEKPGMFMSEFKNNLLNFISNTVQRGEIDETSFEIYWSIAFAPLYNLLRFHQQGKSISGLPFVLTDEMVWTTFSKVCKALKK